Proteins encoded within one genomic window of Lysinibacillus sphaericus:
- a CDS encoding HNH endonuclease domain-containing protein, which produces MNNYLENDNTLESNFRSIYLFGRNVATYKFAFAKTLLELGESNKSFVSLEELSPIFAKYMLEHIRNGKRQITSQSSKFISALDLFYQNQITWEQLLEVTEKVGFNNVIDAFHNIPNGELDKRFYEKSIQGKTLGITLTDSIYLLNESSQKENIFSEIEGRWNLVENAWTERNPKLEVQFDTDLEQFFFIKPMTPQQFMLSHERINLTSARKPLNGYQKGKCFYCYRPISIESNQLNTCDIDHFVPLSTQFNSTHDLDLNGVWNLVLSCQDCNRGEANGKFARLPEDQLLQRLYKRNEYLIESNHPLKETIIMRTGKNPQQRANFLNTIYGFAKSLSRAKWQPKFEYDVGF; this is translated from the coding sequence ATGAATAATTACTTAGAAAATGATAATACCTTGGAATCGAATTTTCGCTCGATTTACTTGTTTGGTAGGAATGTTGCAACTTATAAATTTGCTTTCGCTAAAACATTACTTGAATTAGGCGAGAGTAACAAAAGTTTTGTGAGCTTAGAAGAATTATCCCCTATATTTGCAAAGTATATGTTAGAGCATATTAGAAATGGGAAAAGACAAATAACAAGTCAGTCATCTAAGTTTATTAGTGCTTTGGATTTGTTTTATCAAAACCAAATTACGTGGGAACAGTTACTTGAAGTTACTGAAAAAGTAGGGTTTAACAATGTAATAGATGCCTTTCATAATATTCCTAATGGTGAGCTTGATAAAAGATTTTATGAGAAGTCCATCCAAGGAAAGACTTTAGGAATTACGTTGACCGATAGCATCTATTTGTTGAATGAAAGCTCCCAAAAAGAAAATATATTCAGTGAAATTGAAGGTAGATGGAACTTAGTTGAAAACGCATGGACTGAACGAAATCCAAAACTAGAAGTTCAGTTTGATACAGACCTTGAGCAGTTTTTCTTTATAAAGCCTATGACACCACAGCAGTTCATGTTGTCACATGAAAGAATCAATCTAACTTCTGCTAGAAAGCCGTTAAACGGGTATCAAAAGGGAAAATGCTTCTATTGCTATAGACCGATTTCAATTGAAAGTAACCAATTGAATACTTGTGACATAGACCATTTCGTGCCACTCTCAACACAGTTCAACAGTACCCATGATTTAGATCTAAATGGTGTTTGGAATCTAGTTCTAAGCTGTCAGGATTGCAATAGAGGCGAAGCTAATGGGAAGTTTGCTAGACTACCTGAAGACCAACTTTTACAACGATTGTACAAGCGTAATGAGTATCTTATCGAAAGTAATCATCCGCTAAAAGAAACGATAATAATGCGAACAGGGAAAAACCCGCAGCAAAGAGCAAACTTTTTAAATACTATATATGGTTTTGCGAAGTCTCTAAGTAGAGCTAAGTGGCAACCTAAATTTGAATATGATGTTGGATTTTAA
- a CDS encoding nucleoside triphosphate pyrophosphohydrolase encodes MPVYNKLVRDKILEIIESDGLKYNARVLEPQELLIEVKAKMIEEAKEFHGAANVQESVEELADILELVHTAINALGVSYEELEAIRGQKKAKRGGFEKAIYLIDVEDK; translated from the coding sequence ATGCCTGTTTACAATAAGTTGGTAAGAGATAAGATTTTAGAGATTATTGAATCAGATGGATTAAAGTATAATGCAAGAGTTTTAGAACCGCAGGAGCTTCTAATAGAAGTAAAAGCAAAAATGATTGAAGAAGCCAAAGAGTTTCATGGGGCAGCAAACGTTCAGGAGAGTGTTGAAGAATTAGCAGATATTTTAGAGCTAGTACATACAGCTATAAATGCTTTAGGTGTAAGTTATGAAGAACTAGAAGCGATTCGTGGGCAGAAGAAAGCCAAACGTGGTGGATTTGAAAAGGCAATTTATTTAATTGATGTAGAGGATAAGTAA
- a CDS encoding YkvA family protein, with the protein MFRKKKQNDELDVKQGEVIKGGNFEEVDYVNFEDEQVEELKVEAENIEVEDIRKHGKYYSDEKLWEKIRKFSKRAGSSVIYAVLILYFTLQKPEVPLKVKATIAGALGYFILPIDLIPDVALGVGYVDDLTLVMAALIQVAMYIDEDIKNQAKDKLKDWFGDDVDTSDIDDKL; encoded by the coding sequence ATGTTTAGAAAAAAGAAGCAAAACGATGAATTGGATGTTAAACAGGGGGAGGTAATAAAAGGGGGGAATTTTGAGGAAGTAGATTATGTAAATTTTGAAGATGAACAAGTAGAAGAATTAAAGGTAGAAGCAGAAAATATAGAAGTGGAAGATATCAGAAAACATGGAAAGTATTATTCAGATGAAAAGTTATGGGAAAAAATTCGAAAGTTCTCTAAGAGAGCTGGCTCCTCAGTTATATATGCAGTTCTAATTCTTTATTTTACATTGCAGAAACCCGAAGTACCTTTGAAAGTAAAAGCTACAATAGCGGGGGCATTAGGATACTTTATACTACCAATAGATTTAATTCCAGATGTTGCTTTAGGAGTAGGTTATGTAGATGATTTAACTCTTGTTATGGCAGCATTGATTCAAGTGGCTATGTACATTGATGAAGATATAAAAAATCAAGCAAAAGATAAATTAAAAGATTGGTTTGGAGATGATGTTGATACATCTGATATAGATGATAAATTATGA